One segment of Nomia melanderi isolate GNS246 chromosome 10, iyNomMela1, whole genome shotgun sequence DNA contains the following:
- the LOC116428742 gene encoding trypsin-4-like — MLLAFLLLAFAFADCYDPRIIGGSSTTINQYPYQVSIHFNGKLICGGSIISPDWVLTAAHCVYGYNPSSFTIRTKSTYGYQDGTLITGIQRIYTHDYYDDETDEYDAALIKLPSPIKVDANARPIGLPSPGSSVPTGSVAVVTGWGYTSVGGSTPSKLQVLNAPVVDQNTCKKIYATKYKEVTKAMLCAGTMVGGQDTCQGDSGGPLVYKDVQIGIVSWGFECARPGFPGVYTRVSEVRSWIDKTRRSIK, encoded by the exons ATGCTGTTGGCGTTTCTGCTGCTCGCGTTCGCGTTTGCGGACTGTTACGATCCCAGGATAATAGGAGGATCCAGTACGACAATCAACCAGTACCCATATcag GTGTCTATCCACTTTAATGGCAAGCTTATATGCGGTGGTTCCATAATCAGCCCGGACTGGGTGTTAACGGCGGCGCATTGTGTCTACGG GTATAACCCATCGTCTTTTACAATTCGTACCAAGAGCACTTATGGCTACCAAGATGGTACATTGATCACCGGGATACAAAGAATATACACTCATGATTATTACGATGACGAAACCGACGAATACGACGCTGCTTTGATAAAG CTCCCATCACCGATAAAGGTAGACGCGAATGCGAGGCCGATCGGCTTGCCGTCTCCAGGCAGCTCTGTGCCGACCGGAAGTGTCGCCGTGGTAACAGGATGGGGCTACACGTCG GTTGGGGGATCGACACCGAGCAAGTTGCAGGTATTGAATGCGCCAGTCGTCGATCAAAACACTTGTAAAAAGATCTATGCCACCAAGTACAAGGAAGTGACGAAGGCGATGCTGTGCGCTGGCACTATGGTGGGTGGCCAGGACACTTGTCAG GGAGACTCAGGTGGTCCTCTGGTGTACAAAGATGTTCAAATTGGTATCGTATCCTGGGGCTTCGAATGCGCGAGACCTGGATTTCCTGGAGTATACACGCGAGTGTCCGAAGTGCGCTCCTGGATAGACAAAACTCGccgaagtataaaataa